The proteins below are encoded in one region of Roseovarius bejariae:
- a CDS encoding phosphate/phosphite/phosphonate ABC transporter substrate-binding protein — translation MIANLMMYARPETEAATARLWALIRAALAERGVEAPEVLAQDAGEFEVWTAPDLLLSQTCGMPYRLWLHDRVALVGTPDYGLDGCAPGHYRSAVVVRADDPRDDLTAYREATFAYNQSFSHSGYAAPYALCAEHGFWFENRVQTHGHRLSARAVAEGQADIAALDGVTWRLMQDHGELSGRLRVLCWTGESPGLPLITAGQQDAGAIRAAVKQAIDALEETDRAALGLRGLVDIPKAAYLSVPNPPQSAGARPRPF, via the coding sequence ATGATCGCCAACCTCATGATGTATGCCCGGCCCGAAACCGAAGCGGCCACCGCGCGGCTTTGGGCTCTGATCCGGGCGGCCTTGGCCGAACGCGGGGTCGAAGCCCCCGAGGTGTTGGCGCAGGACGCGGGGGAGTTCGAGGTCTGGACCGCCCCCGACCTGCTGCTCAGCCAGACCTGCGGCATGCCTTATCGCTTGTGGCTGCATGACCGTGTGGCACTTGTCGGGACGCCGGATTATGGGCTGGATGGCTGCGCGCCGGGGCATTACCGCAGCGCCGTGGTGGTGCGCGCCGATGATCCTCGGGACGACCTGACCGCGTATCGCGAGGCGACGTTTGCCTATAACCAGAGCTTCTCGCACTCGGGCTATGCGGCGCCCTATGCGCTGTGCGCCGAACATGGATTCTGGTTCGAGAACCGGGTGCAGACCCATGGCCACCGCCTGTCGGCGCGGGCCGTGGCCGAGGGGCAGGCCGACATCGCCGCCCTCGATGGGGTGACGTGGCGCCTGATGCAGGATCATGGCGAGCTGTCCGGCCGCCTGCGCGTGCTGTGCTGGACCGGGGAAAGCCCGGGCCTGCCGCTGATCACCGCCGGGCAACAGGACGCCGGGGCCATCCGGGCGGCGGTGAAACAGGCGATAGACGCCTTGGAGGAAACGGACCGCGCGGCCTTGGGCCTGCGCGGCCTGGTGGATATTCCCAAGGCGGCCTATCTGTCGGTGCCCAATCCGCCGCAAAGCGCGGGTGCGCGGCCAAGGCCGTTTTGA
- a CDS encoding EamA family transporter: MSDWLISLEGTEAGHRLALALALMAALLHAAFGAMQKGRYDPWLMRGAIDGAYGLMAAPLALFVVPWPGAHMWPIFAGVFVIHLAYKVLQAMAYTRGAYTVVYPVVRGTGPLFTVIGAYLLFGESFTPLQWLGVGVLLAGIYGLAAYNLRFYPIDRETLPAALGLAVLTGLFVALYTTYDAYGIRAAADPFTFLAWFFFVDGLIMPVVACSRWRNMPTPPALSPLILRGVIGGLVAFGSFGAVMLATRLDKVGEAAVLRETSTVFAALIGWLVLKETVGPRRIALMALIAAGAVIVEMGG, translated from the coding sequence ATGAGTGATTGGCTGATCTCGCTGGAAGGCACTGAGGCGGGGCACAGGCTTGCCTTGGCCTTGGCCCTTATGGCGGCGCTTTTGCACGCGGCTTTTGGCGCGATGCAGAAGGGGCGGTACGACCCTTGGCTGATGCGTGGGGCAATCGACGGGGCCTATGGGCTGATGGCGGCGCCGCTGGCGCTGTTCGTGGTGCCATGGCCCGGGGCGCATATGTGGCCGATCTTCGCGGGCGTCTTCGTGATCCATCTGGCCTACAAGGTACTGCAGGCCATGGCCTATACGCGCGGGGCCTATACGGTGGTCTACCCGGTGGTGCGGGGAACCGGGCCGCTGTTTACGGTGATCGGGGCGTACCTGTTGTTCGGAGAAAGCTTCACGCCGCTGCAATGGCTGGGTGTCGGGGTGCTTCTGGCCGGGATCTATGGGCTGGCGGCCTATAACCTGCGGTTCTATCCGATTGACCGGGAAACCCTGCCTGCCGCGCTTGGCCTGGCGGTGCTGACCGGGCTGTTCGTGGCGCTATACACCACCTATGACGCCTATGGTATTCGCGCGGCGGCGGACCCATTCACCTTCTTGGCGTGGTTTTTCTTTGTCGACGGGCTGATCATGCCTGTGGTGGCCTGTTCGCGGTGGCGCAACATGCCCACGCCGCCCGCCCTTTCGCCGCTGATTTTGCGCGGGGTGATTGGCGGGTTGGTGGCGTTCGGCTCTTTCGGGGCGGTGATGCTGGCCACGCGGCTGGACAAGGTGGGCGAGGCCGCCGTTTTGCGCGAAACCTCGACCGTGTTCGCGGCGCTGATCGGCTGGCTGGTGCTGAAGGAAACCGTCGGGCCGCGACGGATTGCATTGATGGCATTGATCGCGGCGGGCGCTGTGATAGTTGAGATGGGCGGATGA
- the choW gene encoding choline ABC transporter permease subunit translates to MNWLTDNKIPVGDWAAGVFDWLQDNFFVVFDAMSIALEALIEGILWVLQSPHPLIVIAVFAGLTYALQRRWQLAAGVILGFLFIVNQGYWEETTESLTLVLSACVVCMGVGVPIGIAAAHRPRLYAAMRPVLDLMQTLPAFVYLIPAIVFFGIGMVPGLIATVIFVVPAPIRLTHLGISSTPTALMEAAQAFGATPRQALWKVELPYALPQIMAGLNQTIMLSLSMVVIAALVGADGLGVPVVRALNSVNTSLGFESGFVIVVVAILLDRMLRMERKG, encoded by the coding sequence ATGAACTGGCTCACCGATAACAAGATCCCCGTGGGCGATTGGGCCGCCGGGGTGTTCGACTGGCTTCAGGACAATTTCTTTGTGGTGTTCGATGCCATGTCGATCGCGCTGGAGGCGCTGATCGAGGGTATCCTCTGGGTGTTGCAATCCCCCCACCCCCTGATCGTGATCGCGGTTTTCGCCGGTCTCACCTATGCCCTGCAACGCCGCTGGCAACTGGCCGCCGGGGTCATCCTCGGCTTTCTCTTCATCGTCAACCAAGGCTATTGGGAGGAAACCACCGAAAGCCTGACGCTGGTTTTGTCGGCCTGCGTGGTCTGCATGGGCGTGGGCGTGCCAATCGGCATCGCTGCCGCCCACCGGCCCCGGCTTTATGCCGCCATGCGCCCGGTGCTGGACCTGATGCAAACCCTGCCCGCCTTCGTCTACCTTATCCCGGCGATCGTCTTTTTCGGCATCGGCATGGTGCCGGGGCTGATCGCCACGGTGATTTTCGTGGTCCCCGCCCCCATTCGCCTGACGCACCTTGGCATTTCCTCGACCCCCACGGCCCTGATGGAAGCGGCGCAAGCCTTTGGCGCAACCCCGCGCCAAGCGCTTTGGAAGGTGGAGCTGCCCTATGCCCTGCCGCAGATCATGGCGGGTCTGAACCAGACGATCATGCTGTCGCTGTCGATGGTGGTGATCGCGGCGCTGGTGGGGGCCGATGGCCTTGGCGTACCCGTCGTGCGCGCGCTCAACTCGGTCAATACCTCGCTGGGGTTCGAATCGGGCTTCGTCATCGTGGTGGTCGCCATCCTTCTGGACCGCATGCTGCGGATGGAGCGCAAGGGATGA
- the ftsY gene encoding signal recognition particle-docking protein FtsY yields MAFFKKLKDRLFKSSSKIEDGLDAIVEEGGEEELVESPEETPAPEPEPTPEPEPEPEPEPEPEPEPAPEPEPTPEPEPEPEPEPEPEPEPVPVPMPEPSPEPAPQEVPPAPSEVPPSAPPEMPGEMPQETPVRPDPAPSPTPIEIPTNEPRAEAPQKPGFLGRLLGRGEGKKTVTRRVLDDDMLEQLEELLITADMGVDTALRVTANMAEGRMGKKLSTLEIKELLAQEIARIMDPVARPMPIYPKTPQVVLVVGVNGSGKTTTIGKLASQFKAAGKSVVIAAGDTFRAAAVEQLQVWGDRAGVPVLTAPEGSDPASLAYDAMEKAQAEGADLLMIDTAGRLQNRQDLMEELAKIVRVIRKKDESAPHNTLLVLDATTGQNALSQVETFQKLSDVSGLVMTKLDGTARGGVLVALADKFGLPIHAIGVGEQIDDLAPFDPEEFAAALTGLEA; encoded by the coding sequence ATGGCGTTTTTCAAGAAACTCAAGGATCGGTTGTTCAAATCCTCGTCCAAGATCGAGGATGGTCTGGATGCGATTGTCGAGGAGGGCGGCGAGGAGGAGCTTGTCGAGTCCCCCGAGGAGACACCCGCGCCGGAGCCTGAGCCGACGCCGGAACCTGAACCTGAGCCCGAACCCGAGCCGGAGCCCGAACCCGAACCGGCCCCCGAGCCGGAACCAACGCCAGAACCGGAGCCTGAGCCTGAACCGGAGCCTGAGCCGGAACCCGAGCCTGTGCCGGTGCCCATGCCGGAGCCGTCGCCCGAGCCCGCCCCGCAAGAGGTTCCTCCCGCGCCCAGCGAAGTGCCGCCTTCGGCCCCGCCGGAAATGCCCGGTGAGATGCCGCAGGAAACCCCGGTGCGCCCCGACCCCGCGCCGTCGCCCACGCCAATTGAAATTCCAACCAATGAACCCCGTGCCGAAGCCCCGCAAAAGCCCGGCTTTCTGGGCCGTCTTCTGGGCCGCGGAGAGGGGAAGAAAACCGTCACCCGCCGGGTTTTGGACGACGATATGCTGGAGCAGCTCGAAGAGTTGCTGATCACCGCCGACATGGGGGTGGATACCGCCCTGCGCGTCACTGCCAACATGGCCGAGGGGCGCATGGGCAAGAAGCTGTCGACGCTGGAGATCAAGGAACTTCTGGCGCAGGAAATCGCCCGCATCATGGACCCCGTGGCGCGGCCCATGCCGATCTATCCCAAGACCCCGCAGGTGGTTCTGGTGGTGGGCGTCAATGGGTCGGGCAAAACCACGACCATCGGCAAGCTGGCCAGCCAGTTCAAGGCGGCGGGCAAGTCGGTGGTGATTGCCGCCGGTGATACCTTCCGGGCTGCCGCCGTCGAGCAGCTTCAGGTCTGGGGCGACCGCGCCGGGGTGCCGGTTCTGACCGCACCCGAAGGGTCGGACCCTGCCAGCCTTGCCTATGACGCCATGGAAAAAGCGCAGGCCGAGGGCGCGGACCTGTTGATGATCGACACTGCGGGCCGTTTGCAGAACCGTCAGGACCTGATGGAGGAACTGGCCAAGATCGTGCGCGTCATCCGCAAGAAGGACGAAAGCGCGCCGCACAACACCCTTCTGGTGCTGGATGCCACCACCGGGCAGAACGCTTTGTCACAGGTGGAAACCTTCCAGAAGCTGTCGGATGTTTCGGGGCTGGTGATGACCAAGCTGGACGGTACCGCGCGGGGGGGTGTTCTGGTGGCCTTGGCCGACAAGTTCGGTCTGCCGATTCATGCGATTGGCGTGGGCGAGCAGATTGACGATCTGGCGCCCTTCGACCCCGAGGAATTCGCCGCCGCCCTGACCGGGTTGGAGGCGTGA
- a CDS encoding alpha/beta hydrolase, translating into MPVLQINAGPDGPGLHGTPRDLIPALRQGLNRGGPIVIMIHGYKFDPQHHETCPHRHILSLSPRRDCAKAVSWPRGLGFDGLSRDEGLAIAFGWPARGTIWGAYDRAAKAGRALATLIDMIGQIAPGRPVHLLAHSLGARVALTALPHVGAQRVGRVILLSGADYGETARSALQSPAGTNAEIINVTSRENDLFDFLLERLVAPPKRGDWTLAHGMPLSRNTLTLQLDHPETLRVLRSAGFGIAPPGGRICHWSSYIRHGVFPLYRALLRRPDDLPLVQLRAALPKGCDPRWSRIWPAGWTVPSGATARPQTPL; encoded by the coding sequence ATGCCAGTTTTGCAGATCAACGCCGGGCCGGATGGGCCAGGACTTCACGGAACGCCCCGGGATTTGATCCCGGCCTTGCGGCAAGGGCTGAACCGCGGCGGCCCCATCGTCATCATGATTCACGGGTACAAGTTCGATCCGCAACACCACGAAACCTGCCCGCACCGGCATATCCTGTCGCTCTCGCCGCGCCGCGACTGCGCCAAGGCCGTAAGTTGGCCGCGCGGCCTCGGGTTCGATGGGCTGTCGCGGGATGAAGGGCTGGCCATCGCATTCGGCTGGCCTGCGCGCGGCACGATCTGGGGCGCCTATGACCGCGCCGCAAAGGCCGGGCGCGCCCTCGCCACCTTGATCGACATGATCGGACAGATCGCCCCGGGGCGCCCCGTGCACCTTCTGGCGCATTCTCTGGGCGCGCGGGTGGCGCTGACCGCCCTGCCCCATGTCGGCGCGCAGCGGGTTGGCCGGGTGATCCTGTTGTCGGGGGCGGATTATGGCGAAACCGCCCGCAGTGCCTTGCAAAGCCCCGCCGGGACCAACGCCGAGATCATCAATGTCACCAGCCGCGAAAACGACCTGTTCGATTTCCTGCTGGAGCGTCTGGTCGCCCCGCCGAAACGCGGTGACTGGACGCTGGCCCATGGCATGCCGCTGTCCCGCAATACCCTGACCCTGCAACTGGACCACCCCGAAACCCTGCGCGTCCTGCGCAGCGCGGGATTCGGGATCGCCCCGCCGGGCGGGCGCATCTGCCATTGGTCGTCCTATATCCGGCACGGGGTCTTTCCCCTCTACCGCGCGCTGCTACGGCGGCCCGACGACCTGCCACTGGTGCAGTTGCGCGCGGCCCTGCCCAAGGGCTGCGATCCGCGCTGGTCACGCATCTGGCCTGCGGGTTGGACAGTTCCTAGCGGCGCAACCGCCCGCCCCCAAACGCCACTCTGA
- the choX gene encoding choline ABC transporter substrate-binding protein yields the protein MTLKTTLTVAATLAATTAPAWADCGTVTFSDVGWTDITATTAATTTVLQALGYDTEIKVLSVPVTYTSLAAGDIDVFLGNWMPTMEGDIAPYREAGTVDTVRANLEGAKYTLATNSAGAALGIDDFSKIADHAEALDATIYGIEPGNDGNRLIMDMIADDAFGLEGFEVKESSEQGMLAQVERATRRDEPIIFLGWEPHPMNANFDMTYLTGGDDWFGPNLGGATVYTNTSAGYVEECPNVGKLLQNLEFSLAMENEIMGAILNDGEDPADAAAAWLKANPEVLGPWLEGVTSKDGGDAMDAVKASMK from the coding sequence ATGACCCTCAAGACAACCCTGACCGTCGCCGCCACGCTGGCCGCCACCACGGCCCCCGCATGGGCCGATTGCGGCACCGTCACCTTCTCGGACGTGGGCTGGACCGATATCACCGCCACCACCGCCGCCACGACCACCGTGTTGCAGGCGCTTGGCTATGACACCGAGATCAAGGTGCTATCGGTGCCGGTGACCTATACCTCGTTGGCGGCTGGTGACATCGACGTGTTCCTGGGCAACTGGATGCCCACCATGGAGGGCGATATCGCCCCCTACCGCGAGGCGGGCACCGTCGATACCGTGCGCGCCAACCTTGAAGGGGCGAAATACACGCTGGCCACCAATTCCGCAGGCGCGGCACTTGGCATCGACGATTTCTCAAAAATCGCCGACCACGCCGAGGCGCTTGATGCCACCATCTATGGCATCGAGCCGGGCAATGACGGCAACCGCCTGATCATGGACATGATTGCCGACGATGCCTTTGGCCTTGAGGGCTTCGAGGTCAAGGAAAGCTCGGAACAGGGGATGCTGGCACAGGTCGAGCGCGCCACCCGCCGCGATGAGCCGATCATCTTCCTCGGCTGGGAGCCGCACCCGATGAACGCCAATTTCGACATGACCTACCTGACAGGTGGCGATGACTGGTTCGGCCCCAATCTTGGCGGTGCCACGGTCTATACCAACACCTCCGCAGGCTATGTCGAGGAATGCCCGAACGTCGGCAAACTTCTGCAAAATCTCGAATTCTCGCTGGCCATGGAGAACGAGATCATGGGCGCGATCCTCAATGACGGGGAAGACCCCGCCGATGCGGCCGCCGCATGGCTCAAGGCCAACCCCGAGGTGCTCGGCCCGTGGCTTGAAGGCGTGACCAGCAAGGACGGCGGCGACGCGATGGACGCCGTGAAAGCATCCATGAAGTAA
- a CDS encoding MgtC/SapB family protein has product MYDYAFDTIANELSGTFSAVSPLIAGTRLTAALVLGACIGAEREHRHKPAGLRTHMLVSMAACLFILISQQLAALPFGAEDSLRVDPLRLIEAVTAGVAFLAAGIIFTSRGQVHNITTGASMWLAGAIGLACGAGQMPLAAMATAIVLVVLYLVRLLETWMGTH; this is encoded by the coding sequence ATGTACGACTACGCCTTCGACACCATCGCCAACGAGCTTTCGGGCACCTTTTCCGCCGTCTCGCCCCTGATCGCGGGCACCCGCCTGACCGCGGCCCTGGTTCTGGGCGCTTGCATCGGGGCCGAGCGCGAACACCGCCACAAACCGGCGGGCCTGCGCACCCACATGCTGGTCTCCATGGCCGCCTGCCTGTTCATTCTGATCAGTCAGCAACTGGCCGCCCTGCCTTTCGGGGCCGAAGATTCGCTGCGCGTCGACCCCCTGCGCCTGATCGAGGCGGTGACGGCGGGCGTGGCCTTTCTGGCGGCGGGGATCATCTTTACCTCGCGCGGTCAGGTTCACAACATCACCACCGGGGCCTCCATGTGGTTGGCGGGCGCGATCGGGCTGGCCTGCGGGGCGGGCCAAATGCCGCTGGCCGCAATGGCCACGGCGATCGTGCTGGTGGTTCTTTATCTCGTGCGCCTGCTGGAGACATGGATGGGCACGCATTAG
- the choV gene encoding choline ABC transporter ATP-binding protein has protein sequence MSTAVTFDKVSIVFGDAPETALPLMDQGMERPDIQTKTGQVLGVHDCSTEVEEGEIVVLMGLSGSGKSTLLRAVNGLNPVVRGNVQVSDGNSMVDITHADAQTLRHMRQTQIAMVFQQFGLLPWRTVRENVWLGLELAGLSKSERSARAQAQLDLVGLSDWADRKVGELSGGMQQRVGLARAFATEAPILLMDEPFSALDPLIRTHLQDELLDLQAKLNRTIIFVSHDLDEAFKIGNRIAIMEGGRIVQCGTPQEIFTNPATDYVADFVAHMNPLGVLCARDVMEPAQGTPKASVGPEATIREVMEAAQGSEAPVGVIEGEKVLGQITRARIFSKLLDPRGG, from the coding sequence ATGAGCACAGCCGTTACATTCGACAAGGTCTCCATCGTCTTTGGCGACGCCCCGGAAACCGCCCTGCCCCTGATGGATCAGGGAATGGAACGCCCCGACATTCAAACCAAGACCGGACAGGTGCTTGGCGTGCACGACTGCTCGACCGAGGTCGAGGAAGGCGAGATCGTCGTTCTCATGGGCCTGTCGGGTTCGGGCAAATCCACGCTGTTGCGGGCAGTGAACGGTCTCAACCCCGTGGTGCGCGGCAATGTGCAGGTGAGCGACGGCAACAGCATGGTGGACATCACTCATGCCGACGCGCAAACCCTGCGCCACATGCGCCAGACGCAGATCGCCATGGTCTTCCAGCAATTCGGCCTGCTGCCATGGCGCACGGTCCGCGAAAACGTCTGGCTGGGGCTGGAACTGGCGGGGCTTTCGAAATCCGAACGCAGCGCCCGCGCGCAGGCGCAGCTTGACCTTGTGGGCCTGTCGGACTGGGCCGACCGCAAGGTGGGCGAACTCTCGGGCGGCATGCAACAGCGCGTGGGCCTGGCCCGCGCCTTCGCCACCGAGGCGCCGATCCTTTTGATGGACGAACCCTTCAGCGCGCTCGACCCGCTTATTCGCACGCATCTTCAGGATGAATTGCTCGACCTTCAGGCCAAGCTCAACCGTACGATCATCTTCGTCAGTCACGATCTGGACGAGGCCTTCAAGATCGGCAACCGAATCGCCATCATGGAAGGCGGGCGCATCGTGCAATGCGGCACCCCGCAAGAGATTTTCACCAACCCCGCCACCGACTACGTGGCCGATTTCGTGGCCCACATGAACCCGCTGGGCGTGCTTTGCGCGCGCGACGTGATGGAACCCGCACAGGGCACCCCAAAGGCCAGCGTCGGCCCCGAGGCCACCATCCGCGAGGTCATGGAGGCCGCCCAAGGCTCCGAAGCGCCGGTCGGCGTGATCGAGGGCGAAAAGGTGCTGGGCCAGATCACCCGCGCGCGGATATTCTCGAAGCTGCTCGATCCACGGGGAGGGTAA
- a CDS encoding inner membrane-spanning protein YciB has protein sequence MSEQKTHPMIKPALEFGPILAFFVAYLWLKDEVFTIGGQDYDGFIVVTAGFIPVFLLAMGALWWLTGHLSKMQVVTAVLIVVFGGMSVWFNDPRFFKMKPTIIYLLFGGVLGFGLMQGKSYMQSLMDGVMPLSDEGWLILTKRICFFFLGLAVLNELVWRTMSEETWVYFKTFGLTAAIFLFFMTQGALFRQYGTEDDEGEE, from the coding sequence ATGAGCGAGCAGAAAACACACCCGATGATCAAACCGGCGCTGGAGTTCGGCCCGATCCTGGCCTTCTTCGTGGCTTACCTGTGGCTCAAGGATGAGGTCTTTACCATCGGCGGGCAGGACTATGACGGGTTCATCGTGGTGACCGCCGGGTTCATTCCCGTTTTCCTTCTGGCCATGGGCGCGCTTTGGTGGCTTACGGGGCACCTGTCGAAGATGCAGGTGGTCACGGCGGTTCTGATCGTGGTCTTTGGCGGGATGAGCGTGTGGTTCAACGACCCCCGGTTTTTCAAGATGAAGCCGACGATCATCTACCTGCTGTTCGGCGGGGTTCTGGGCTTTGGCCTGATGCAGGGGAAATCCTACATGCAATCGCTGATGGATGGGGTCATGCCGCTGAGCGATGAAGGCTGGCTGATCCTGACCAAGAGAATCTGCTTTTTCTTCCTTGGGCTTGCAGTGCTGAACGAGCTTGTCTGGCGCACCATGAGCGAGGAGACTTGGGTCTATTTCAAGACCTTCGGCCTGACGGCGGCGATTTTCCTGTTCTTCATGACGCAAGGCGCCCTGTTCCGGCAGTATGGCACCGAGGACGACGAGGGCGAGGAATGA
- the metZ gene encoding O-succinylhomoserine sulfhydrylase, which translates to MSDSWNKRTKLVHGGTKRSQWGEVSEAIFLTQGFVYDSAEAAAARFESAGPDEYIYARYGNPTVAMFEERIAGLEGAEDAFATASGMAAVSGALISMLKAGDHVVAARALFGSCLYVLEEVLTRYGVKVSFVDGTDLEQWRAAIRDDTQLVFFETIANPTLNVVNLPEVAKLAHAKGARVVVDNVFATPVFSRAIEQGADVVVYSATKHIDGQGRALGGVILGSTDYIRKTVEPYMKHTGGSMSPFTAWVMLKGLETMDLRVRAQAATATALAEALQGHEKLARVLYPGHESHAQYDLAQEIMGAGGTVVSLDLAGGQEAAFRFLNALEIVVISNNLGDAKSIATHPATTTHQRLPDDQKQALGITPGLIRLSLGIEDTQDLIADVLAALEAA; encoded by the coding sequence ATGAGCGACAGTTGGAACAAGCGCACCAAGCTGGTGCATGGTGGAACGAAACGCAGCCAATGGGGCGAGGTAAGCGAGGCGATCTTCCTCACCCAGGGTTTCGTTTACGATAGCGCCGAAGCCGCGGCGGCGCGGTTCGAATCCGCAGGCCCGGATGAATATATCTATGCGCGTTACGGCAACCCGACGGTGGCGATGTTCGAAGAACGCATCGCGGGGCTTGAGGGCGCCGAGGATGCCTTTGCCACCGCCTCGGGGATGGCCGCAGTCTCTGGCGCGTTGATCTCGATGCTGAAGGCGGGCGATCACGTGGTCGCGGCGCGGGCGCTGTTCGGATCGTGCCTTTACGTGTTGGAAGAGGTGCTCACCCGTTACGGCGTCAAGGTTTCCTTCGTCGATGGCACCGATCTGGAGCAATGGCGCGCGGCCATCCGCGACGACACCCAACTGGTGTTTTTCGAGACCATCGCCAACCCGACGCTGAATGTGGTGAACCTGCCCGAGGTGGCCAAACTGGCCCATGCCAAGGGGGCGAGGGTCGTGGTCGATAATGTCTTTGCCACGCCGGTCTTTTCGCGGGCGATCGAGCAGGGCGCGGATGTGGTGGTTTATTCGGCCACCAAGCATATCGACGGGCAGGGGCGCGCCCTTGGCGGGGTGATCCTCGGGAGCACGGATTACATCCGCAAGACGGTGGAACCCTACATGAAGCACACCGGCGGATCGATGTCGCCGTTTACCGCTTGGGTGATGCTCAAGGGCTTGGAAACAATGGACCTTCGGGTGCGCGCGCAGGCGGCGACGGCGACCGCTTTGGCCGAGGCCTTGCAGGGCCATGAGAAACTGGCCCGAGTGCTGTACCCGGGTCACGAAAGCCACGCGCAATATGACCTTGCGCAAGAGATCATGGGCGCGGGCGGCACGGTTGTCTCGCTTGATCTGGCGGGCGGGCAGGAGGCGGCGTTCCGCTTTCTTAATGCGCTTGAGATCGTGGTGATTTCCAACAACCTGGGCGATGCGAAATCCATCGCCACGCACCCGGCCACCACGACGCACCAGCGCCTGCCCGACGATCAGAAGCAGGCGCTTGGCATTACGCCCGGGCTGATCCGGCTGAGCCTAGGGATCGAGGATACCCAAGACCTGATTGCGGATGTTCTGGCGGCTTTGGAGGCGGCGTGA
- a CDS encoding lysoplasmalogenase family protein, which translates to MTALWTGLAGGAALAYGLWFCHREPSALRSVIKTLPLGVMAGMAYAAVAPLALVVGLALSALGDLSLSRRGEAAFLTGLVAFAAAHIAYIWVFAGLAQGAVPLVPAAMLLIYAASSEVWLAPFTGALRWPVRGYVVLITGMGLTALMLPVGYGIVTLGAGLFIASDTLLAVQMFRMSPDHPRQRAVSVALWALYIAAQGLILWGFTG; encoded by the coding sequence GTGACCGCGCTCTGGACAGGACTCGCGGGGGGTGCGGCCCTTGCCTATGGCCTGTGGTTTTGCCACCGGGAGCCCTCGGCCCTGCGGAGCGTGATCAAGACGCTGCCCCTTGGGGTCATGGCCGGGATGGCCTATGCCGCCGTCGCGCCCCTTGCCTTGGTGGTGGGGCTGGCCCTCTCGGCGCTTGGCGATCTGTCGCTGTCGCGCCGGGGCGAAGCGGCCTTCCTGACCGGCCTTGTCGCGTTTGCCGCCGCGCATATCGCCTATATCTGGGTCTTTGCGGGACTGGCGCAGGGGGCTGTGCCGCTTGTGCCCGCCGCGATGCTGCTTATCTATGCGGCAAGTAGCGAGGTTTGGCTTGCCCCGTTTACCGGCGCGCTGCGCTGGCCGGTGCGGGGCTACGTGGTACTGATCACCGGCATGGGTCTGACGGCGCTGATGCTGCCTGTGGGCTATGGGATCGTGACTTTGGGGGCGGGATTGTTCATCGCCTCGGATACCCTGCTTGCGGTGCAGATGTTCCGCATGTCCCCCGATCACCCGCGCCAGCGGGCGGTTTCGGTGGCGCTCTGGGCGCTTTATATTGCGGCGCAGGGGCTGATCCTTTGGGGCTTTACCGGCTGA